From a region of the Syngnathoides biaculeatus isolate LvHL_M chromosome 2, ASM1980259v1, whole genome shotgun sequence genome:
- the LOC133506924 gene encoding ceramide synthase 5-like isoform X1, with protein MTSSFSAWFWSDRFWLPENVSWADLEHPPPGVEYPRVGDILYALPLAVGVFVLRILFERLVAKPCAHILQIQAGVHRQVQPNAVLERVYLSKTCPETKQLEGLSKQLDWDVRKIQRWFRIRRNQEKPSMQKKFCESMWRFTFYSGIFIYAVRHLWVSPWTWDTRQCWDNYPFQHQSPQQFNHYVAELAFYWSLMFSQFIDIKRKDFFIMLVHHLATIVLITFSYANNMLRAGTLVMCVHDASDIFLEAAKLANYAKYQRLCDGLFVVFSISFFIARLVIFPFWIIHSVLIESWEIAGPYQAWWLFNGLLLVLQTLHIIWFYLIARIAIKAIFKGKVAKDDRSDIESSSDEEIYSSNSKHPNQTSNLNGEKHDH; from the exons ATGACTTCCTCGTTCTCAGCCTGGTTTTGGAGCGACAGATTTTGGCTTCCCGAAAATGTTTCCTGGGCGGACCTGGAGCATCCGCCACCTGGCGTGGAGTATCCTCGAGTGGGAGACATACTGTACGCCCTTCCACTGGCGGTCGGGGTTTTCGTGCTGAGGATTCTGTTCGAAAG GCTGGTGGCCAAGCCCTGTGCCCACATACTTCAGATTCAGGCGGGAGTGCATCGACAAGTCCAGCCTAATGCTGTCTTGGAGAGGGTTTATCTGTCAAAAACG TGTCCAGAAACAAAGCAATTGGAGGGACTTTCCAAGCAACTGGACTGGGATGTACGGAAAATACAAAGATGGTTTCGCATCCGCCGCAACCAAGAAAAGCCTAGTATGCAGAAAAAGTTCTGCGAGAGCAT GTGGCGGTTCACATTTTACTCggggatttttatttatgcCGTTCGTCATTTATGGGTG TCGCCCTGGACATGGGACACCAGACAATGTTGGGACAACTATCCCTTTCAG CATCAGAGTCCTCAACAATTCAATCACTATGTGGCTGAGCTGGCATTTTATTGGTCCCTGATGTTTTCCCAGTTCATAGACATAAAACGTAAG GATTTCTTCATCATGCTTGTCCACCACCTGGCCACTATCGTGCTTATCACATTCTCCTACGCCAACAACATGCTAAGAGCAGGGACTCTGGTCATGTGTGTGCATGACGCATCAGACATCTTCCTTGAG GCAGCCAAACTAGCCAACTATGCCAAATACCAACGCCTTTGTGATGGCCTTTTTGTGGTGTTCAGCATCAGCTTTTTCATCGCGCGACTTGTCATCTTTCCTTTCTG GATTATTCACAGTGTTCTGATAGAGAGCTGGGAGATTGCAGGCCCATACCAGGCTTGGTGGCTGTTTAATGGTTTACTTTTGGTCCTGCAGACTCTTCATATCATCTGGTTCTACCTCATTGCACGCATTGCTATTAAAGCCATATTTAAGGGAAAG GTGGCAAAAGACGACCGCAGCGACATCGAGAGCAGCTCGGATGAGGAGATTTATTCCAGCAACAGTAAACACCCCAATCAGACAAGTAACCTCAATGGAGAAAAACATGATCACTAA
- the LOC133506924 gene encoding ceramide synthase 5-like isoform X2: MQKKFCESMWRFTFYSGIFIYAVRHLWVSPWTWDTRQCWDNYPFQHQSPQQFNHYVAELAFYWSLMFSQFIDIKRKDFFIMLVHHLATIVLITFSYANNMLRAGTLVMCVHDASDIFLEAAKLANYAKYQRLCDGLFVVFSISFFIARLVIFPFWIIHSVLIESWEIAGPYQAWWLFNGLLLVLQTLHIIWFYLIARIAIKAIFKGKVAKDDRSDIESSSDEEIYSSNSKHPNQTSNLNGEKHDH; this comes from the exons ATGCAGAAAAAGTTCTGCGAGAGCAT GTGGCGGTTCACATTTTACTCggggatttttatttatgcCGTTCGTCATTTATGGGTG TCGCCCTGGACATGGGACACCAGACAATGTTGGGACAACTATCCCTTTCAG CATCAGAGTCCTCAACAATTCAATCACTATGTGGCTGAGCTGGCATTTTATTGGTCCCTGATGTTTTCCCAGTTCATAGACATAAAACGTAAG GATTTCTTCATCATGCTTGTCCACCACCTGGCCACTATCGTGCTTATCACATTCTCCTACGCCAACAACATGCTAAGAGCAGGGACTCTGGTCATGTGTGTGCATGACGCATCAGACATCTTCCTTGAG GCAGCCAAACTAGCCAACTATGCCAAATACCAACGCCTTTGTGATGGCCTTTTTGTGGTGTTCAGCATCAGCTTTTTCATCGCGCGACTTGTCATCTTTCCTTTCTG GATTATTCACAGTGTTCTGATAGAGAGCTGGGAGATTGCAGGCCCATACCAGGCTTGGTGGCTGTTTAATGGTTTACTTTTGGTCCTGCAGACTCTTCATATCATCTGGTTCTACCTCATTGCACGCATTGCTATTAAAGCCATATTTAAGGGAAAG GTGGCAAAAGACGACCGCAGCGACATCGAGAGCAGCTCGGATGAGGAGATTTATTCCAGCAACAGTAAACACCCCAATCAGACAAGTAACCTCAATGGAGAAAAACATGATCACTAA